In Strix uralensis isolate ZFMK-TIS-50842 chromosome 18, bStrUra1, whole genome shotgun sequence, one DNA window encodes the following:
- the NPBWR2 gene encoding neuropeptides B/W receptor type 2 encodes MGNSSLRDDLNSTCSNTGNSCYLDNSMKFNFTFQEQAADFYVVLPVIYSAICAVGLTGNTAVIYVILKAPKMKTVTNMFILNLAIADDLFTLVLPINIAEHLLHYWPFGEVLCKVILSIDHYNIFSSIYFLTVMSIDRYLVVLATVRSKRMPHRTYRAARIVSLCIWILVTIIVLPFIIFANVYIDDLEIKSCGLNFPKPERFWFKASRIYTLILGFAIPVSTICILYTMMLYKLRNMHLNSNAKALDKAKKKVTIMVFIVLAVCLFCWTPFHLATIVALTTDLPQTSMVIGISYFITSLSYANSCLNPFLYAFLDDSFRKSFRKMLECRTS; translated from the coding sequence ATGGGAAACAGCTCTCTTCGGGATGATCTGAACAGCACCTGCAGCAACACGGGCAACAGCTGCTACCTGGACAACAGCATGAAGTTCAACTTCACCTTCCAAGAGCAGGCAGCCGATTTCTACGTTGTCCTCCCCGTGATTTACTCTGCCATCTGTGCCGTTGGGCTCACGGGCAACACTGCTGTCATCTATGTAATCCTCAAGGCCCCCAAGATGAAGACCGTGACAAACATGTTCATCCTGAACCTTGCTATAGCTGATGACTTGTTCACACTTGTCTTGCCCATTAATATTGCTGAACACCTCCTCCACTACTGGCCCTTTGGAGAAGTCCTCTGCAAAGTCATCTTGTCCATAGACCACTACAATATCTTCTCCAGCATTTATTTCCTAACAGTGATGAGCATAGACAGGTATCTGGTAGTACTGGCTACAGTCAGGTCCAAGAGGATGCCACATCGTACATACCGAGCAGCCAGGATTGTCAGTTTGTGCATTTGGATCCTAGTCACCATCATAGTTCTCCCTTTCATCATCTTTGCCAACGTCTACATAGATGACCTGGAGATCAAGAGTTGTGGTCTCAATTTCCCCAAGCCCGAAAGATTTTGGTTCAAAGCCAGCAGGATCTATACCCTCATCCTTGGCTTTGCCATTCCCGTATCCACCATCTGCATCCTCTACACCATGATGCTCTACAAGCTAAGGAACATGCACTTGAACTCTAATGCTAAAGCCCTGGACAAAGCCAAGAAGAAAGTCACTATTATGGTCTTCATAGTCCTGGCTGTGTGTCTCTTCTGTTGGACCCCCTTCCACTTGGCCACCATCGTGGCTTTGACAACTGACTTGCCCCAGACCTCCATGGTCATTGGTATATCCTACTTCATCACCAGCCTCAGTTACGCCAATTCATGCTTGAATCCTTTCCTGTATGCTTTCCTGGACGACAGTTTTCGGAAAAGTTTCCGGAAGATGCTGGAATGCAGAACTTCTTGA